A window of Pedobacter lusitanus contains these coding sequences:
- a CDS encoding Lrp/AsnC family transcriptional regulator — protein MIVENNINLDHIDLAILRLMQDNSRISNVHMAKELEMAPSAVLERVKKLEQKQVIQQYTTRINPSAIGLKLLAFISIKASHSLGCTTTAIELAKIEEVQEVHIIAGEDCYLVKVRIADSASLMELMRNSFSKITTIVSIRTTIVLETVKEQQQLVIPENKKIS, from the coding sequence ATGATAGTCGAAAACAACATCAATTTAGACCATATTGATCTTGCCATACTAAGGTTAATGCAGGATAATTCAAGAATCTCCAATGTCCATATGGCAAAAGAGCTTGAAATGGCTCCTTCTGCTGTTTTAGAACGTGTGAAAAAGCTGGAGCAAAAACAAGTAATACAACAGTATACGACCAGAATTAATCCTTCAGCTATAGGATTAAAATTATTGGCATTCATTTCAATTAAAGCTTCACATAGTCTTGGCTGTACTACTACAGCTATCGAACTTGCTAAGATTGAAGAAGTTCAGGAAGTACATATTATAGCCGGAGAAGATTGTTATCTGGTTAAAGTCAGAATAGCTGACTCTGCTTCCTTAATGGAACTTATGCGAAACTCTTTTAGTAAAATAACTACGATCGTTTCTATCCGTACCACAATCGTTTTAGAAACTGTTAAAGAGCAGCAACAACTTGTCATCCCTGAAAACAAAAAAATATCATGA
- the sph gene encoding sphingomyelin phosphodiesterase has product MIRKTIKWLIVVAVLLLNFSCRKENVLSKESSAKVSSAINGVTSDPNGTSVKVLTHNLFLLPDVIVSSTTQWSQAVRGGVIGSAAYLKDYDVLLLEECFDNTASKALKDNLAGTFPYQTPVLGRSKSGWDKTSGTWRELLQGGGTNGGVMIASKWPIEKMMQHVYPAGCDADAFSLKGFVYAAIIKDGKRIHFVASHTQSTQPSCGGSEVTVRKTQFETMKAYIDSLHIPKTEMVIFGGDFNVIKGTPEYTEMLKYLNVGEPHYAGVPYTWDTKTNVMASYHYPYPANNREYLDYILVSKDHLEPPKWQNLAIDPVSSSLMNYTNLLGEKSYWTEYSDHYPVAAFISADASVPTSSMKYRKYDNVSFQSVKTGRYVNYNLSKPNDWLTVNGITSKELSAHFNLVNTDRPDKYNEIVNGKIRVELSERLNNFWYWNILNGGDYYYYPKNGTALKSLELEIVKKANGNSAILEDGDTIVFKDYNSYNFNKRYYLQVNTVNGVDKIYLNGTSIGDSEKFVVRLNSEAAFDWSGQLIY; this is encoded by the coding sequence ATGATTAGAAAAACTATTAAATGGCTTATCGTTGTAGCCGTATTATTACTCAATTTCTCCTGTAGAAAGGAAAATGTTTTATCAAAAGAGTCATCCGCAAAGGTTTCTTCAGCCATTAATGGTGTAACCAGTGATCCTAATGGAACATCAGTAAAAGTATTGACACATAATCTCTTTCTTTTACCTGATGTGATTGTATCATCGACTACACAATGGTCGCAAGCTGTCAGGGGAGGGGTAATCGGATCTGCAGCCTATCTGAAAGATTATGATGTATTATTATTGGAAGAGTGTTTTGATAATACAGCTAGTAAAGCATTAAAAGATAATCTTGCCGGTACATTTCCTTATCAGACGCCTGTCCTGGGCAGATCTAAAAGTGGCTGGGACAAGACCAGCGGAACCTGGCGGGAATTATTGCAGGGTGGTGGCACAAATGGGGGTGTAATGATCGCCAGTAAATGGCCGATAGAAAAAATGATGCAGCACGTTTATCCTGCTGGTTGTGATGCGGATGCATTTTCACTTAAAGGATTTGTATATGCTGCAATAATTAAGGACGGTAAAAGAATTCATTTTGTAGCCAGTCATACCCAGTCAACTCAGCCATCTTGTGGCGGGAGTGAGGTTACAGTACGTAAAACTCAGTTTGAAACTATGAAAGCCTATATAGATAGTCTGCATATTCCAAAAACTGAGATGGTTATTTTTGGTGGGGATTTTAATGTGATTAAAGGTACACCAGAATACACCGAGATGCTGAAATATCTTAATGTAGGTGAACCTCATTATGCAGGCGTACCCTATACCTGGGATACAAAAACAAATGTGATGGCATCTTATCATTATCCGTATCCGGCTAATAACAGAGAGTATCTGGATTATATTTTAGTATCAAAAGATCATTTAGAACCACCGAAATGGCAAAATCTGGCTATTGATCCTGTAAGTTCATCCTTGATGAATTATACAAATTTATTGGGCGAGAAAAGCTATTGGACTGAGTATTCGGATCATTACCCTGTTGCGGCTTTTATCAGCGCAGATGCTTCTGTTCCCACCAGCAGTATGAAATACAGAAAATATGATAATGTATCATTCCAGTCTGTGAAAACAGGCAGATATGTTAACTATAATCTCTCCAAACCGAACGACTGGCTGACAGTTAATGGAATTACATCAAAGGAACTTTCTGCTCATTTTAATCTGGTTAATACAGACCGTCCGGATAAATACAATGAAATTGTTAATGGTAAAATCAGGGTGGAACTCAGTGAAAGACTAAATAATTTCTGGTACTGGAATATTCTTAATGGTGGAGATTATTATTACTATCCAAAGAATGGTACGGCACTAAAATCACTGGAACTTGAGATCGTGAAAAAGGCTAATGGTAATTCTGCAATTCTGGAGGATGGGGATACAATTGTATTCAAAGATTATAACTCTTATAATTTTAACAAGCGCTATTATCTACAGGTAAACACTGTAAATGGGGTAGATAAAATCTATCTGAACGGAACATCAATCGGAGATAGTGAAAAGTTCGTTGTCAGATTAAATTCTGAAGCCGCATTCGACTGGTCAGGTCAGTTGATTTATTAA
- a CDS encoding HAD family hydrolase, with protein MNKEIAVIFDMDGVICHTNPYHSLAFREFFATRNLTPTDEDFAAHMFGKSNSYILSHFLNRPISGQELLQMEDEKESLFRKIYAPHIEPITGIIEFITDLKHNGVKLGVATSAPYANLDLILSEVPIRKELGSVMASEDVKKHKPDPEVYLTSAKNLGVSPDQCLVFEDSFSGISAALNAGMRVVGVLSSHSIEELPKCNLYINNYTELSYNKIKTLFLKA; from the coding sequence ATGAATAAAGAAATTGCAGTTATTTTTGATATGGACGGAGTCATCTGTCATACTAACCCATACCACTCTCTTGCTTTTCGTGAGTTTTTTGCAACCCGGAATCTAACTCCGACTGATGAAGATTTTGCTGCTCATATGTTTGGAAAAAGTAACAGTTATATCTTATCTCACTTCCTGAACAGGCCCATTTCCGGTCAAGAATTATTACAGATGGAAGATGAAAAAGAGAGTCTTTTCAGAAAGATTTATGCACCACATATTGAGCCAATCACCGGTATAATTGAATTCATTACTGACCTCAAGCATAACGGTGTAAAACTGGGAGTTGCCACATCAGCTCCATACGCCAATCTCGATCTGATTTTAAGTGAGGTTCCAATTCGTAAAGAATTGGGTTCTGTCATGGCCAGTGAAGATGTGAAAAAACATAAACCAGATCCTGAGGTATACCTTACTTCGGCTAAAAATCTGGGAGTCTCACCAGATCAGTGCCTTGTTTTTGAAGATTCATTTTCCGGCATATCGGCTGCACTAAATGCGGGAATGCGGGTAGTAGGTGTACTTAGTTCCCATAGCATAGAAGAATTGCCAAAGTGTAATTTATATATAAATAATTATACAGAATTATCATATAATAAAATTAAAACATTGTTTCTTAAAGCATAA
- a CDS encoding RNA polymerase sigma factor, producing the protein MNTSDQQEQFLTVIEQNKGIIYKIAGSFNKDEEDKKDLIQEITLQLWRAYPGYNQTAKLSTWMYRVALNVAITFYRKERKKNDLIMPISGSMIEFIGEAEPVDNRNELLLLQHFISELKELDRALMLLYLEEKSQKEMAEILGLSETNIGTKINRIKEKLKQRFLKVSDRN; encoded by the coding sequence ATGAATACATCAGACCAGCAGGAGCAATTTCTAACTGTAATTGAGCAGAATAAGGGAATCATTTATAAGATTGCTGGTTCCTTTAATAAAGATGAAGAAGATAAAAAAGACCTTATACAGGAAATTACCTTACAGCTATGGCGCGCTTATCCCGGTTATAATCAGACCGCTAAGTTATCTACCTGGATGTACAGAGTCGCTTTGAACGTTGCGATTACCTTTTATAGAAAAGAGAGAAAGAAAAACGACCTGATTATGCCGATTTCCGGATCGATGATTGAATTTATCGGTGAAGCTGAGCCCGTAGACAACCGCAATGAGCTCCTTCTGCTTCAGCACTTTATTAGCGAATTGAAAGAGCTGGACAGAGCATTAATGTTATTGTATCTCGAAGAAAAAAGCCAGAAGGAAATGGCAGAAATATTAGGGCTTTCTGAAACAAACATCGGAACTAAAATCAACAGGATTAAAGAAAAATTAAAACAGCGTTTTTTAAAAGTTAGTGATCGGAATTAA
- a CDS encoding PhzF family phenazine biosynthesis protein gives MKLDLFQIDSFTNQIFHGNPACVIPLNEWLPDETLLKIAKENAVAETAFFMNHGAKIHLRWFTPEIEMDLCGHATLAAAHAIKQILGYTKNSIVFETLSGDLTVEIKGELYLLNFPSRNPVQADLPEIIKNALNIQPRQVLKSRDFVLVYENESEIRDIQIDRQLFDQINLDPGGVVVTAKGDSFDFVSRFFTPQASILEDPVTGSSHCSLIPYWSDQLGKTEMKAMQLSERTGELNCINLGDRVIIGGNARTFSIGSCWIE, from the coding sequence ATGAAATTAGACCTCTTTCAGATAGATAGTTTTACTAATCAGATTTTTCATGGAAACCCGGCATGTGTTATTCCGCTTAACGAATGGCTGCCTGATGAAACTTTGTTAAAAATTGCTAAAGAAAATGCAGTTGCAGAAACCGCATTTTTTATGAATCATGGGGCAAAGATTCATCTCAGATGGTTCACACCAGAAATTGAGATGGATCTTTGTGGGCATGCAACACTTGCTGCGGCTCATGCAATTAAACAGATTTTGGGTTATACAAAAAACAGCATTGTATTTGAGACGCTGAGTGGGGATTTAACTGTTGAAATTAAGGGAGAGCTATATCTGCTTAATTTTCCGTCAAGAAATCCGGTGCAGGCTGATCTTCCTGAAATCATAAAAAATGCACTGAATATACAACCCCGGCAAGTTTTAAAATCAAGAGATTTTGTATTGGTTTATGAGAATGAAAGTGAGATCAGAGACATACAGATTGACAGGCAGCTATTCGATCAGATTAATCTAGACCCGGGTGGGGTGGTTGTTACTGCGAAAGGCGATAGCTTTGATTTTGTTTCCAGGTTTTTTACCCCGCAGGCAAGTATATTAGAAGATCCGGTTACTGGCTCATCTCACTGCTCTTTAATTCCTTACTGGTCTGATCAGCTTGGGAAGACAGAAATGAAGGCTATGCAGTTGTCTGAGAGAACTGGTGAGTTAAACTGCATAAATCTGGGTGACAGGGTGATTATAGGTGGAAATGCGAGGACTTTCTCTATTGGTTCATGCTGGATTGAATAG